One Pseudonocardia sediminis DNA window includes the following coding sequences:
- a CDS encoding sensor histidine kinase: MARAARWDGAAGWGRAAGLRPRLTLLATGLVALVSALLLWLGWVLVGTVVATTTAFPTGGTVRIGGVEVPAESARAAVAAAARSEVLRAGLIAFPLVVVAAALVSWMLVGRVLAPLHQVIAASRRLSASSLGERVALQRARGEVAELAAGFDAMLDRLQAAFEAQRRFVANAGHELRTPLAVLRTEIDVTLQDPDADVAELRRMGHVVRDAGRRCDELVAGLLLLARTEATGPLGEPDLATVNLADLLVSELDDVAGAAVEHCLSVRADPVPARTRGDEVLLRRLVGNLVENAVRHNRDGGWIEASTATRAGGDADVVELVVSSSGPELAADQVGELFEPFRRGPVARTARTRGSGLGLSIVRAVAVAHGATVDAIPVPGGGLKVRVRFSSAVSAPGPAVSQGPSPASLPAHVPGPG, translated from the coding sequence GTGGCGCGGGCCGCGAGGTGGGACGGCGCCGCGGGGTGGGGCCGCGCCGCCGGTCTGCGCCCCCGCCTGACCCTGCTGGCCACCGGGCTCGTCGCCCTGGTCAGTGCCCTGCTGCTGTGGCTGGGCTGGGTCCTGGTCGGCACCGTCGTCGCGACGACGACGGCGTTCCCCACCGGCGGGACGGTGCGGATCGGCGGGGTCGAGGTGCCGGCCGAGTCGGCCCGGGCCGCGGTGGCCGCCGCCGCCCGCTCCGAGGTGCTGCGCGCCGGGCTGATCGCGTTCCCGCTGGTGGTGGTCGCGGCCGCGCTGGTGTCGTGGATGCTGGTCGGGCGGGTGCTGGCGCCGCTGCACCAGGTGATCGCGGCGTCGCGGCGGCTCTCGGCGTCGTCGCTGGGGGAGCGGGTGGCGCTGCAGCGGGCCCGCGGCGAGGTCGCCGAGCTGGCCGCCGGGTTCGACGCGATGCTCGACCGCCTGCAGGCCGCGTTCGAGGCGCAACGCCGGTTCGTCGCGAACGCCGGGCACGAGCTGCGCACCCCGCTGGCCGTGCTGCGCACCGAGATCGACGTGACCCTGCAGGACCCGGACGCCGACGTCGCCGAGCTGCGACGGATGGGCCACGTCGTCCGTGACGCGGGCCGGCGCTGCGACGAGCTGGTGGCCGGTCTGCTGCTCCTGGCCCGGACCGAGGCGACCGGGCCGCTGGGGGAGCCCGACCTGGCGACGGTGAACCTGGCCGACCTGCTGGTCTCCGAGCTCGACGACGTCGCGGGGGCGGCGGTGGAGCACTGCCTGTCGGTGCGTGCGGACCCGGTCCCGGCCCGCACCCGCGGCGACGAGGTCCTGCTGCGCCGGCTCGTCGGGAACCTGGTGGAGAACGCCGTCCGGCACAACCGCGACGGCGGGTGGATCGAGGCGTCCACCGCGACCCGTGCCGGGGGCGACGCGGACGTGGTCGAGCTGGTCGTCTCCTCGTCCGGCCCGGAGCTGGCCGCCGACCAGGTGGGAGAGCTGTTCGAGCCGTTCCGCCGGGGCCCCGTCGCCCGCACCGCACGGACGCGCGGCTCCGGTCTGGGGCTGTCGATCGTGCGGGCGGTGGCCGTCGCGCACGGCGCGACCGTGGACGCGATCCCGGTGCCGGGCGGCGGCCTGAAGGTACGGGTGCGGTTCAGCTCGGCGGTGTCGGCGCCGGGTCCGGCGGTGAGTCAGGGACCGAGTCCGGCGTCGCTGCCAGCGCACGTTCCAGGACCGGGCTGA
- a CDS encoding HRDC domain-containing protein, with the protein MTTRQALLDVAEAFAGGSGPVAVDAERASGFRYSQRAYLVQLRREGSGTALVDPIPLRSGSDTSALEPLARALDGPEWVLHAASQDLACLDEIGLRPASLFDTELAGRLAGLPRVGLGPMVENLLGLALEKGHGAADWSRRPLPEDWLVYAALDVEVLVELRDVLTGMLTEQGKIDWAYQEFEAVRTAPPSAPRAEPWRRTSGIHKVRKPRPLAGVRALWQARDQLAAERDIAPGRVLPDSAIVDAAVRNPDSVEALAGLPVFRGRSQRRLGRYWFDALASAAALPADELPRASAPTDGPPPVARWADRDPDAAARLSAARTGIAAVSEQWDVPAENLLQPDLMRRICWTPPADGDVAGALRAGGARPWQAELLSPVLERALAATPDSVPDSPPDPAPTPPS; encoded by the coding sequence GTGACGACCCGGCAGGCGTTGCTCGACGTCGCCGAGGCGTTCGCGGGTGGTTCCGGCCCGGTCGCCGTCGACGCCGAACGGGCGTCGGGTTTCCGCTACTCGCAGCGCGCCTACCTGGTGCAGCTGCGCCGCGAGGGATCCGGGACGGCCCTGGTCGACCCGATCCCGTTGCGGTCGGGTTCCGACACCTCCGCGCTCGAGCCGCTGGCCCGGGCACTGGACGGCCCCGAGTGGGTACTGCACGCGGCGTCGCAGGACCTGGCGTGCCTCGACGAGATCGGGCTGCGCCCGGCGTCGCTGTTCGACACCGAGCTGGCCGGCCGCCTGGCCGGGCTGCCCCGGGTCGGGCTCGGCCCGATGGTGGAGAACCTGCTCGGGCTGGCGCTGGAGAAGGGCCACGGCGCCGCCGACTGGTCGCGGCGCCCGCTGCCCGAGGACTGGCTGGTCTACGCCGCGCTCGACGTCGAGGTGCTGGTCGAGCTGCGTGACGTGCTGACCGGGATGCTCACCGAGCAGGGCAAGATCGACTGGGCGTACCAGGAGTTCGAGGCCGTCCGCACCGCGCCGCCGTCCGCACCGCGGGCCGAGCCGTGGCGCCGGACGTCCGGGATCCACAAGGTCCGCAAGCCCCGTCCCCTGGCCGGGGTGCGCGCGTTGTGGCAGGCCCGCGACCAGCTGGCCGCCGAACGCGACATCGCCCCCGGGCGGGTGCTGCCGGACTCCGCCATCGTCGACGCCGCCGTGCGCAACCCGGACTCGGTCGAGGCTCTCGCCGGGCTGCCGGTGTTCCGCGGGCGCTCGCAGCGACGCCTGGGCCGCTACTGGTTCGACGCGCTGGCCTCGGCCGCCGCGCTGCCCGCCGACGAGCTGCCGCGGGCCTCCGCCCCGACCGACGGGCCTCCCCCGGTCGCGCGCTGGGCGGACCGCGACCCGGACGCCGCGGCGCGGCTGTCCGCGGCCCGCACCGGGATCGCCGCCGTCTCCGAGCAGTGGGACGTCCCGGCCGAGAACCTCCTGCAGCCCGACCTGATGCGCCGGATCTGCTGGACCCCGCCCGCCGACGGCGACGTCGCGGGCGCCCTGCGCGCCGGCGGGGCCCGCCCGTGGCAGGCCGAGCTGCTCAGCCCGGTCCTGGAACGTGCGCTGGCAGCGACGCCGGACTCGGTCCCTGACTCACCGCCGGACCCGGCGCCGACACCGCCGAGCTGA
- a CDS encoding LuxR C-terminal-related transcriptional regulator yields the protein MVPHPREELFTVMVVDDHPLLREAIAGRLRAMGAGTVHEAASVTEARARAHAAGPCDLAILDLTLPDGSGLDLVSELRSLGWNRLVVLASSDDPYAVRSAFQAGAQAYLLKSASPSVVTDGVKRVLDGGVYADPTVAPLLATGSRVPGTDNTPRELSAREVEVLQLVADGQSNKEIGEALSLSALTVKSHLSRIGRKLGTGDRAQMVALAMRAGVIR from the coding sequence ATGGTTCCGCATCCTCGGGAAGAGCTCTTCACCGTGATGGTGGTCGACGACCACCCGCTGTTGCGCGAGGCCATCGCCGGACGGCTGCGTGCGATGGGGGCAGGCACGGTGCACGAGGCGGCTTCGGTCACCGAGGCACGTGCTCGCGCCCACGCGGCAGGCCCGTGTGATCTCGCGATTCTCGATCTGACGCTGCCCGACGGCAGCGGGCTGGATCTGGTCAGCGAGCTCCGCTCGCTCGGCTGGAACCGGCTCGTCGTGCTCGCCTCCTCGGACGACCCGTACGCGGTGCGGTCGGCGTTCCAGGCCGGTGCGCAGGCGTACCTGCTCAAGTCCGCCTCCCCGTCGGTGGTCACCGACGGCGTGAAGCGGGTGCTCGACGGCGGCGTCTACGCCGACCCGACGGTCGCCCCGCTGCTCGCCACCGGGAGCCGGGTGCCGGGCACCGACAACACGCCGCGCGAGCTCTCCGCCCGCGAGGTCGAGGTGCTGCAGCTCGTCGCCGACGGGCAGTCCAACAAGGAGATCGGCGAGGCCCTGAGCCTGTCCGCGCTCACCGTCAAGAGCCACCTCTCCCGGATCGGGCGCAAGCTCGGCACCGGTGACCGTGCCCAGATGGTGGCGCTCGCCATGCGCGCAGGGGTCATTCGCTGA
- a CDS encoding DUF3000 domain-containing protein, whose protein sequence is MPEAIITPPLFRRAAASLAAVRPRPELVVRDLDAPPRLASYSWATSVEADIVHRGDGTDDLDEPDTSGRLILLHDPEGQEKWEGTFRLVCFVQARMEPEQLGDEMLPQVGWSWLTDAFAESGAEFTALGGTVTQTSSVRFGGMEAAPREDDVELRASWSPTESDGDFARHAAAFCALVASAAGLPPLGVRALSRTSG, encoded by the coding sequence GTGCCGGAAGCGATCATCACACCCCCGCTGTTCCGCCGCGCGGCGGCCTCGCTCGCCGCCGTCCGGCCCCGGCCCGAGCTCGTGGTCCGGGACCTGGACGCGCCGCCGAGGCTCGCGTCCTACAGCTGGGCGACCAGCGTCGAGGCCGACATCGTGCACCGCGGCGACGGCACCGACGACCTCGACGAGCCCGACACGTCGGGACGGCTGATCCTGCTGCACGACCCCGAGGGGCAGGAGAAGTGGGAGGGCACGTTCCGCCTCGTCTGCTTCGTCCAGGCGCGGATGGAGCCCGAGCAGCTCGGCGACGAGATGCTGCCGCAGGTCGGGTGGTCGTGGCTGACGGACGCGTTCGCCGAGTCCGGCGCGGAGTTCACCGCACTGGGCGGGACCGTGACCCAGACGTCGTCGGTGCGCTTCGGCGGCATGGAGGCGGCCCCCCGGGAGGACGACGTGGAGCTGCGGGCCTCCTGGTCCCCTACGGAGAGCGACGGCGACTTCGCGCGACACGCCGCCGCGTTCTGCGCCCTCGTCGCTTCGGCTGCGGGGCTGCCGCCACTCGGCGTACGGGCGCTGAGCCGAACGTCCGGCTAG
- the hemE gene encoding uroporphyrinogen decarboxylase, producing the protein MTSANGISAPAPGIPAPSRGDELPSPSRRDLAGAPFLEAAHGRRPAHLPVWFMRQAGRSLPEYRALRSGSGMLQACLTPDLTCEITLQPIRRHGVDAAILFSDIVVPLYLAGIGVDIVPGTGPVVGHPIRTAADVERMPMLEPGQVDPVTDAIALLLPELGDTPLIGFAGAPFTLASYLIEGGPSRNHEKTKALMRSQPEVWHRLMGRLSDLTGLFLRRQAAAGVDAVQLFDSWAGALSERDYREFVLPHSSAVLSSLAGAGVPRIHFGVGTAELFGAMAEAGADVVGVDWRTPLDVAAARAGGTHPVQGNLDPAVLFAGQDAIDAEVVRIAGEGTRTPGHVFNLGHGVLPDTDPDVITRTVETVHAQPVR; encoded by the coding sequence ATGACTTCCGCGAACGGCATCTCCGCACCCGCGCCCGGCATCCCCGCGCCCTCACGTGGCGACGAGCTCCCGTCGCCGTCGCGCCGGGACCTGGCCGGCGCCCCGTTCCTGGAGGCCGCGCACGGCCGCCGTCCGGCGCACCTGCCCGTCTGGTTCATGCGCCAGGCCGGCCGGTCGCTGCCCGAGTACCGGGCCCTGCGGTCGGGGTCCGGGATGCTGCAGGCCTGCCTGACCCCGGACCTGACCTGCGAGATCACGCTGCAGCCCATCCGCCGGCACGGCGTCGACGCGGCGATCCTGTTCTCCGACATCGTGGTGCCGCTCTACCTCGCCGGCATCGGTGTGGACATCGTGCCCGGCACCGGGCCGGTGGTCGGGCACCCGATCCGGACCGCCGCCGACGTCGAGCGGATGCCGATGCTCGAGCCCGGGCAGGTCGACCCGGTCACCGACGCGATCGCGCTGCTGCTCCCGGAGCTGGGGGACACGCCGCTGATCGGCTTCGCCGGCGCGCCGTTCACGCTGGCGTCCTACCTGATCGAGGGCGGCCCGAGCCGCAACCACGAGAAGACCAAGGCGCTGATGCGCTCGCAGCCCGAGGTGTGGCACCGCCTGATGGGGCGGCTGTCCGATCTGACCGGGCTGTTCCTGCGCCGCCAGGCCGCGGCCGGGGTGGACGCGGTGCAGCTGTTCGACTCCTGGGCCGGGGCGCTGTCCGAGCGGGACTACCGCGAGTTCGTGCTGCCGCACTCGTCGGCGGTGCTGTCGTCGCTGGCCGGGGCGGGCGTCCCACGGATCCACTTCGGGGTCGGCACCGCCGAGCTCTTCGGCGCGATGGCCGAGGCCGGTGCCGACGTCGTCGGGGTGGACTGGCGCACGCCGCTCGACGTCGCCGCGGCGCGGGCCGGGGGGACGCACCCGGTCCAGGGCAACCTCGACCCCGCCGTGCTGTTCGCCGGCCAGGACGCGATCGACGCCGAGGTCGTCCGGATCGCGGGCGAGGGGACGCGCACCCCGGGGCACGTGTTCAACCTCGGGCACGGCGTGCTGCCCGACACCGATCCGGACGTGATCACCCGGACCGTCGAGACGGTGCACGCGCAGCCCGTCCGGTGA